Proteins encoded in a region of the Diospyros lotus cultivar Yz01 chromosome 9, ASM1463336v1, whole genome shotgun sequence genome:
- the LOC127810342 gene encoding cytochrome P450 CYP749A22-like yields the protein MIFIVVLGLSCLCLLFPVARFLHKIWWTPMRVEKALRSQGVKGPSYKLLYGTTKEMIAMTKEAMNKPMDLSHDILPRMQPHIYTWIKLYGNNFLNWFGPQPQLVVTEPELIKEILTDKEGAYPRGDIPSYVKKLIGEGILSSKGEKWLKLRKLANHAFYTESLKHMIPAMTASVEAMLQRWRHQDGKQVEMYEEFRVLTSEVISRTAFGSSYKEGENIFDMLKTLAELISRKQFQVGLPLIGRFMKSEDDIEADKLDKAIQDSIRDIIKKREEQMKPGEDDENKSGSDFLGSLIRASHDPDQKKRVTEQEIIDECKTFYNSGQDTTTSLLSWTALLLAIHTDWQDKARTEVLESFGSRENPTPEGVARLKTMGMIINETLRLYTPVVNVARRVKREVRLGKLLLPPNVDLLIPPLALHHNPKIWGEDVHLFKPERFAEGVAKATNGNAMTFLPFGYGPRFCVGMNFATTEAKIALSMILQRYKFTLSPSYLHSPLKVLTVRPQHGVPVILQAL from the exons ATGATCTTCATCGTCGTCCTTGGCCTGAGCTGCTTGTGCCTTCTCTTCCCTGTGGCCAGGTTCCTGCACAAGATATGGTGGACTCCAATGCGCGTAGAGAAAGCGCTGAGATCGCAGGGAGTGAAGGGGCCTTCCTATAAGCTCCTCTACGGAACCACCAAAGAGATGATCGCCATGACCAAGGAAGCCATGAACAAGCCCATGGATCTGTCTCACGACATACTCCCCAGAATGCAGCCTCACATCTACACTTGGATCAAGCTTTATG GAAACAATTTTCTCAACTGGTTTGGGCCTCAGCCGCAGCTGGTTGTGACGGAGCCGGAGCTGATCAAGGAGATACTGACAGACAAAGAGGGAGCCTACCCGAGAGGCGATATTCCGAGCTACGTGAAGAAGCTGATCGGAGAGGGGATTCTGTCGAGCAAAGGGGAAAAATGGCTGAAGCTGCGGAAGCTGGCCAACCATGCCTTCTACACGGAGAGCTTGAAGCATATGATCCCCGCCATGACTGCAAGCGTCGAAGCTATGCTGCAGAGATGGCGACACCAGGACGGGAAGCAGGTAGAGATGTACGAAGAATTCAGAGTTCTGACGTCCGAAGTGATTTCGAGGACGGCATTTGGAAGCAGTTACAAGGAAGGGGAGAACATATTCGACATGTTGAAGACGCTGGCGGAACTTATTTCCCGCAAACAGTTTCAAGTTGGCCTCCCGCTAATCGG GAGATTCATGAAATCGGAGGACGACATTGAAGCGGACAAACTGGACAAGGCAATTCAAGACTCCATCAGAGATatcataaagaaaagagaagagcaGATGAAGcctggagaagatgatgaaaacaaATCGGGAAGTGATTTTCTAGGATCACTTATAAGGGCCAGCCACGACCCGGACCAGAAGAAGAGGGTCACCGAACAGGAAATCATCGACGAATGTAAGACATTCTACAACAGCGGACAAGACACCACCACGAGCTTGCTTTCTTGGACCGCTCTCCTCCTCGCAATCCACACCGACTGGCAAGACAAAGCCAGGACGGAGGTTCTCGAGTCGTTTGGCAGCCGGGAAAATCCGACCCCGGAAGGCGTTGCAAGATTGAAAACA ATGGGCATGATCATCAATGAGACCTTGAGACTTTATACCCCTGTTGTGAACGTGGCAAGAAGAGTGAAAAGGGAAGTTAGACTGGGGAAATTGCTTCTTCCACCCAACGTTGACTTGCTGATTCCACCCCTAGCGCTGCACCACAATCCCAAGATATGGGGAGAGGACGTGCATCTATTCAAGCCGGAGAGATTCGCAGAGGGAGTGGCCAAAGCCACCAATGGCAATGCCATGACGTTTCTTCCATTCGGCTACGGGCCTCGGTTCTGCGTGGGGATGAACTTCGCCACCACGGAAGCGAAGATCGCCCTCTCTATGATTCTGCAGCGTTACAAGTTCACCCTCTCGCCGTCCTACCTTCACTCGCCGCTTAAGGTCCTCACCGTTCGGCCTCAACACGGAGTTCCAGTCATCCTCCAGGCACTGTGA